One genomic segment of Apium graveolens cultivar Ventura unplaced genomic scaffold, ASM990537v1 ctg7766, whole genome shotgun sequence includes these proteins:
- the LOC141704371 gene encoding uncharacterized protein At5g49945-like produces the protein MAKRSSSLLSLSSLFVPRSGDSLFYLIALLSLLSLLIHRLSLSSVSAAHFEGFDADEEDDVIESSLSDLPIRSHPPPFTTLTSLSDHESHHGPPISAVDSEIESPPSDPAASKPLQTSFEYWDEDEFEGLPEKTQMPSDVSEITEDATEVEKEEMKPKESVKRGLSYYTIEIICVAFLIMFLINYFTGKKENENIALAWATTFATKNSIFEKNFSLLGVGEGDDSPLLLKEGQNVFKFYASGRRFCQGLLATIELKSRHDLISRLYNMVVPCKDEISFEVYMNDDAMDNVIFAMAKKKAAKTMQKEERDLQRFANLVSQPSNRKWVVEELGVVSESKEVAGDLITEAVLEQVFGEKAFEKFGKGFISMHFSDQYPGSHKKILMFKFAIPDINHMTDMTRLVALVPYYIDLIGRYKLSSQARSKTEVARNKLAQEVYRELQYARQEELQRKKADRRKIMEEAEAKLNAEALRKKEAKERARQLKKSMPKVKMTRAH, from the exons ATGGCGAAACGAAGCTcatctctcctctctctctcatctctcttcgTCCCTCGAAGCGGCGACTCTCTCTTCTACCTCATCGCCCTCCTCTCCCTTCTCTCTCTCCTCATCCaccgtctctctctctcttccgTCTCTGCCGCCCACTTCGAAGGCTTCGACGCCGACGAAGAAGATGACGTCATCGAATCATCCCTATCCGATCTCCCTATCCGATCTCATCCCCCGCCCTTCACAACTCTAACGTCACTCTCCGATCACGAATCTCATCACGGACCGCCGATCTCGGCCGTTGATTCGGAGATTGAATCTCCGCCGTCCGATCCGGCGGCGTCTAAACCCTTGCAAACGTCATTTGAGTATTGGGATGAAGATGAGTTCGAAGGCTTGCCTGAAAAGACACAAATGCCCTCGGATGTTAGTGAAATTACAGAAGATGCTACTGAGGTTGAAAAAGAAGAAATGAAGCCTAAGGAGAGTGTTAAAAGAGGTTTAAGTTATTATACAATCGAGATTATTTGCGTCGCGTTTTTAATTatgtttttgattaattattttactGGTAAAAAAGAGAATGAGAATATTGCATTGGCTTGGGCTACTACATTTGCAACGAAAAACTCGATTTTCGAGAAGAATTTTAGTTTGTTAGGTGTTGGGGAAGGCGATGATTCGCCTTTGTTGTTGAAAGAAGGGCAGAATGTGTTTAAGTTTTACGCGAGTGGGAGGAGGTTTTGTCAGGGGTTGTTGGCTACCATTGAGCTTAAGAGTAGACATGATTTGATTTCGAGATTGTATAATATGGTTGTGCCGTGTAAGGATGAGATCAGCTTCGAGGTTTATATGAATGATGATGCCATGGATAATGTGATTTTTGCAATGGCGAAAAAGAAGGCTGCGAAAACTATGCAGAAGGAGGAGAGGGATTTACAGAGGTTTGCTAATTTGGTTTCGCAACCTAGCAATAGGAAGTGGGTTGTGGAGGAGTTAGGGGTTGTTTCCGAGTCAAAGGAAGTTGCGGGAGATCTGATAACGGAGGCTGTGCTTGAGCAG GTCTTTGGTGAAAAGGCATTTGAAAAATTTGGAAAAGGTTTTATCTCGATGCATTTCTCTGATCAATACCCAGGCTCACATAAGAAGATTTTGATGTTCAAATTTGCTATCCCTGATATCAATCACATGACTGACATGACTAGATTGGTGGCTCTTGTGCCGTATTACATCGATCTAATTGGCCGGTACAAGCTTAGTTCACAG GCTCGTTCTAAAACAGAAGTAGCAAGGAACAAGCTTGCTCAagaagtatatagagaacttcAATATGCTAGGCAAGAAGAGTTGCAGAGAAAGAAAGCTGATCGCAGGAAGATTATGGAGGAGGCTGAGGCAAAGCTGAATGCAGAGGCTCTTCGCAAGAAAGAAGCAAAAGAGCGTGCTCGCCAGTTGAAGAAGTCGATGCCAAA